Proteins from a single region of Xenopus laevis strain J_2021 chromosome 9_10S, Xenopus_laevis_v10.1, whole genome shotgun sequence:
- the LOC121399072 gene encoding serine/threonine-protein kinase N2-like has translation MLVETLFKRIKENEPNYPKNLDEDATSIIQNLLRKNPQERLGSKCDAEELKESSFFKELDFDALSKKQIKAPIIPQEKTPGCCWYCCLCYLCERQIVMSQRKYRREATFVKELLKNFDCSERLQDLD, from the exons ATGCTTGTGGAAACCCTTTTTAAGAGGATCAAAGAAAATGAGCCAAACTATCCAAAAAATCTGGATGAAGACGCCACTAGTATCATACAAAAT ctctTGAGGAAAAATCCACAGGAACGACTAGGAAGTAAATGTGATGCAGAGGAACTGAAGGAAAGTTCATTCTTTAAG GAACTGGACTTTGATGCCCTTTCTAAAAAACAGATAAAGGCCCCGATCATTCCCCAAGAGAAAACACCAGGATGTTGCTGGTATTGTTGTTTGTGTTATTTATGTGAAAGACAGATTGTGATGTCACAACGAAAATACAGAAGAGAAGCCACCTTTGTAAAAGAGTTATTGAAAAACTTCGATTGTTCTGAACGTTTACAAGACCTTGACTGA